Within Malus domestica chromosome 04, GDT2T_hap1, the genomic segment TCTCTTAAAAACCGATAAGCAAATGCAGTATGATGTTTGCTAAGGAGACTACCAACTAAGCTTATACACCAGAAATTGCTGCTGCTGGATCTTTCTAAATCTTAGTATTTCTTATGAGCATGTAGAGTAATTTGTACAAAGCAcccaaaaattgaaacaaaagcaTCACTGAGGAAATGCAGACTATAAGAATAACAACAACCGACAATACATAATTCATCAGAATGCTGAAAGATAATCTATACCTTTGTTCAGTTGTGTTAAAAAGTTGACTTGCTTATTACGGAAAGCCAATGCAGTCGTGTTCAAGTTTCAACTACTAATCACAACACGCATCAAACTTTTGAAATAACTGGTGGCAAAGGCTTGATCTTGCCCAACAGCTTTTCAGCTTCAACAAATCCAATTGATCCCACAGACAAATACTTTATACACTTCCATCTGTTCAAGTATTATTAGGTATGTCAGTTCAACGAACTAGCAGGATATAATCATGTAAGAGAAATCCCCGAGGTacaaaacaagtatgaaaaccCCAAATAGCTTGCCTGGGTGTGTAGGGTAGTGCAAAACAATGTAGGTGAAGATGGTTAACGGAGTTGAATGGAGGCTGATGAAATCCAAATCTGTCAAAAGGAAAGTCTAAAATCATAATCAAAACTCTTTCATATTTGAAATCGTTTGAATCATGAAATCCTATTATTTTGATCCAATCATTTCCAATTAATGATGCGTGCATGCCCGGTCTAATTCAAGTTTAAATGTCTAATTGTTGTATATTCATTTAAGGATTCATAAGCAATCTCACAAACTCATTTACAGAAAGACCCTCTTCCAAAGAAGGCGTAAAGCGGCCTAGTTGGTCAGGGATACACCAAATTacagaattaattaaaagtcaCATTCTTCACCAGCTCATTTATGCATTAAGCAATCTGTTTAAGACAGCATATAAAGATTTTATTAAACCAACCGATTGTTCTGAATTCTTTGGGGATAGCATAATGACGTGAAGCAAATCTTAGCACAGATTTACATGAAGTAGCTTCTCAAGATCAATCTGTTTGTGCACGCAAATACAAACCCGAAAATAATACTAAGAAAAAACTTAAATCGCAAGGCAATACCTGTACTGATGGCATTGCGGTGCATCTCGTTGTATTAGCGTTTTCCCCACTTCTAACATGTGACTTACTGTATAACAATGAAAAAAATGGAGAACATAAGCACGAAACATATCAACAACAAAAGgcgaaaaattaagaaatagcaAGAAAAGTCACACATTGGTTCAATCAGATATGATTTTGATCTAAAGATACCAACAAATTCAGATTAGATTACCCAAAGAGTAGTCTTCAGGTCTCCTCTGAAGATCCTTAACAGTTGGAATGTGATCCACAGGAATAACCAAGTAATGCCTACACAGGATTAGATTGGAATTCGACTTAAAATTCAATTAACATGGTAAAATTCATGcataaaaattgggaaattacATTCTATCAGTACCTTACAGCAGCAGGGTTGATGTCTTGAAAAGCAACGACCTTTTCATCCTGCAGGAAAAACCAGTAGACCAATTACTGAACTACAGCATCAAGATAATTACGACAAGCAgcgtttggttgctgagaaaatgggAAGGGGATAAAACCCAATTGAAAGGTCAACTTTCTGAGCAACCAAACTAAAGtggaaaggaaaaataaatgggcggagagagagagagagagagagcagacaGTGTGGAAGAGAGTGGTCGAGGTGGATTTTCCGGCGATCTGGCAGAAGATGCACGGTGAAGCTGCGGCTGCTACTGCCGCCATCGGCGACCCTAAGCCGCGAGCAGAGTTGATGGGAGTCAGACGCGTTTGGAGCTCTATCCGTGATTTGTTTTGTTGCCAGCATTTTCTTAACTATTATTTTTGTATAAGGATGACGCTTTCTCTGTTCTGCCCGATAAACTTTTTTTTCGAAGTATCCGTGGCATTTGAGATGGTATCTCATAGCGACGGTTCAGTTTAAAAACGAAAATGATATATTCATctttaaaattatgaaaattaattatatCTCAGCGAAATTAACCATCGAGGGTTATTTATAACCATTTACCGGGTAATGGATTATTCATCGATTAACcgttatatccattttcaccaATACCTATAATATATTCGTTCAATTGACGCATTATAATATAATAGATACTAATTTGATCATTAAATATCTATGTCCAATcataaaaaaacataacaacGTTCTTTTGTAATTGTTGATGATAAGCCAAATGTGGTAAATGGGTCCAAATGTGGGAATTGTTGATGATAAGCCAAATGTGGTccaatgaaaaaaagaaaagaatgataaaagcaaaaacaacaatcactaaaaaaaaagagacaagACAAATTGTGAAATAATTCTAAAACTTGTGACAACAAAATTAGAGCATTGAATTTAAGACACTGATGATGTTGGATGATCTTTTTGATCTCTCCTATAAGCACTATTGAATTCACATtggttttgattcaaaacttgTAAACTTTCCACAAAATGCAACTTTTGTAATTCTCTAGGTAATGAGTttagagaatatatatatatatatatatatatatatatatatatatatatatatatatatatatatatattataacacaatactatattatattatatatgagtTGTTATATATCGGATTCGGGAACAGATATAAATCGGAGACTCATATAACCATAGTTAATACCATAACCGaataatatttttgggttttccCCTATCCAAAATATACCATAATTTTCATCTCCAAATCCGTCTTATTTGGACAGTTATCCACAGTTATTGGGTTTAACGGTTTGCATTGTCATCCCTAATATCTCACATATGATGCTTAATAAGATAGTAACTTTTATTATTAAAAGGAGATGAGAGGATTtaaaattattacaataatttagaggAGGGAGAGTTTTGAATCGGGATGCATGAGTGAAAACTCATTACCCTATCCATTAAGATATTTGACCACATGTTAAAAAACAGCATTTAAATTACTTTTTAAAGCTGTTTTAGTAGAAGCATAGTATAAACTTtaacaaatatttttatttcataTGATAAACTCATTGATTTTTTTCTAAATGACATCATCTACCTTTTCCgactcctccaccaccacctaCGAAGTCAATGCCACCACCAATAGTGTCCCCCATCATAATTGCCACTGCCATCTATTGCACCACCAACTTCTTCACCACTGCGACCACCATTGCAACCACCATCTTCTCCACCATCACTATCCCCTCACcaacatcatcatcaccatcaccaaCACTAGCACCACAACGATCACTATCACAATTTGAATTACTGTTTAAAGCTCTCGGGGAGCCATTGGAATTTCTTCTAAATAGAAAGCATAAAGTTGTTCCCCTACTTACATTGGGAAGTCAAATGCCAAGGCAGACCTCTATTTTTATTCTTCGGGATGAGGGATAGTACTCTTTTGCTGGAGAAGCGAATGAAGCTTTAGTTGGGAAGCCTTTACATCTCCTGTATCTAGCCCCCCATAACATAGGAATGATAACTCAAATTCTCTTATGTCTCATCTCTTGGGTTCCCAATCCAAATTAAACAAGAGCTGTAGTTCCGCGGTGGTGAAGGAAGCAATGCATTCTGAAAGCGCTTCAAATATGAAGGTCTACCTACAATCTTTTTCTTGTTGTGGTAAGATAGGGTATGAGACGTAGGACTACACCAAGATGTCAGATGAGAGATAGACttctcaaattttcttttattcattGTTGTGCTTTAAATTTAATCAAACATTTTCCTACAATTTGACAGTTGTGTGGGGAATtctaatttattcaattttatctcaatttttttttttattgaaattccTTCTTTATCTCTCAACTTAGTGAAAAACTTGGTGGCGTCAACGAAAAAGGTCATTGGTGCAACACATGACATAATTTGAGGTCTAGAGCAACTATTATTAAAATTCAGGAACAAAAATTAAACTAGTTGTATAGTTCAAGACCATTGTACAATTTAATATGGGAAATTAAACGCATTGATAATgataaataaagtaaaaaaaaaaaaaagagcataaATTTGGAAGGAATTATAATTTAATTCTACAGTAACgtttttaaacattttaattaaaatttgtaaCCTGTTGTGAATTTAATTAATGGGTGAGAGAGAGGAGACAGTAGAGGGAGAAACAAGGGCTCAGGTTATGCGAATTGTATGTTTACCTCCTGGCCTTACAAGTAGTACAAATTCTATGAGAATTTGATCTCCAATCCTATTGGGATTCTACTTTAAGTTTATGCAATCATATTCCCAATTAATAATTCTATTCACAACTTAGAAGTAGTCGCATCCAGTCTTCATAATTGTAAGATGGTTGTTGTCGTAAGTTCTCATCATATATAAATAATTTCTAACACTAGTCTCATAGTAGGGGCGCATTTCAATGTTTCACATCTTTAGGATGATCATTAACATACACAAGGGTATGACCAGCCCAGAGTATGTGCCTCATCGAAACCTCGTCAGGTTAGCAAAAACCCAGAAGAAAAAATGCTACTGATCGTAGAAAACATAGTACAACAAGGTCATGTGAGTATACTACAGAATACTCGCTTGAGTTCGACAAAACTATCCAAGAGAACTACGAGTGATACAAATATGAACGTTTACACAAACCAATTTTATGACAAAGCTTCTGAAGGTAGGCTTCAACATCGACTTCATGAATAGGTCGGCAAGATTGTCATGGGATCGGCTCTGTTTAACTATAAAAGATATTACTTGTCTCCTAAgtaaagaaaccctaattcaagtCAAATTAGGATATCTTGGGGATTAGACCACATAAGCAAGATTCTAAGAGGATTGGGTATCTTATCCTAGATTCCCTCTCAATTTGATGAATTATCCTAGATTTTCTCATAGATAGTCTCTCAATTTGGTGATGATTACTTTCCCTATAAAGACTTTCAAGATCCCTATAAATACTCTAACTTGGGTATTTATCAAGGGGGACATCCACATCTCTTTCTCTTTGACTCTCTCAAGACTACTACAAATATTTTCTTTATGCCTAACATAGGCCCATACGTCATTGTCTGCTCGAAGACACGTCCATGGAGAACTCATCTCCTTAATGTTCCACCATAGGCTATTCGTCAAGGATGGTTCATaacattatttcttaaaccTATACCCGTTGTTTGATTCTCCTTTTCGAACATATGTAGACAACCCTTTTCAGATTCAATCACACCCCAATCAAACCCATTCTCTCCACGCCAGAGATCATGGGCTATCTTGATTGGAATTCAACTTCGTTTGTAGATGTGCACGGCTTTGGTTCCAACACTGTCTTTAACTGGTTGATACATGCAACTTTGGCTTCTTGAATCATTATTGGAATGTCAATGATAGAAGATAAAGCACATGAGGTTCTTATATGATCAATCACACccctcaaccaaaagcattcacgTGATGCTTCGTGTTTGGCTAGAATCTATGCGTGATTGGAAGACATAGTAACCAAGTCCTATTTGGTTGATCTCCAAGATATTACAGTATCTCCAACCGCAATGACATAACCCTCTTGAAAACATGCCTTGTGCGGGTGAGATTAATAACCCTCGtcagcataaccaacaaggcaaaCATCATTCCGAGGATTAGGGATTGTATTCGCTCAACGATGAGTAGGGATAGAGTAAGCCCATATTAATTTTCCTTGAAGCTAACGTATGGTGTCTTTAACATCTATCCAATGTCTGTGTGTAggcgcattgctgtatcttattttttaatttctataaTAAATTTAGGAACTGTTATCAGCAATCCAAAAATCTTAATTTGCACTTCTCACActtgtatttttcttcacttgtaagtgagaggtcttagattcgaatctcgtggatgataaattcgataccaaattaagttgcCCATTGTGTTGCTTAATCGaactccccctccccttagAGTAACTCCACACCTAAAAAATGATGAGTTGGCCCAAAGTCCATTTAATCCAcccaaatgaatagtaattggcCAAGTTGTCACGCCCCATCCcaacatacgtccaggatcgacacgtgatgACACCAATACttgtatatctaacatacctcGCCTCCAGGATATGTACAAAGCACAACTCGAGAATCGAATCGCATAGTAgtttttcgtatactttatggctgcatctaacctcctcgttagactgcctacgtaccctcattaaggatcaagccattcgtagttcgtcatTTCATTACACTCGAATATTCATCAATTAAATCGCCATGTCTCAATAATATATCACAATGCATAACATGCAATATTACAAGGGACAAACGACGGAGCACAATCATATTCactagtcataaagttcaacgagtctaatcataattaccataaccataaccaacaTCATTCCATAATCACACATCCATCAATAATGCCAAccatcacatcatcaataataCATACAACACGTTGAAATGCGGGCTAGAGCGCCATAGTTTGGCTGAAGACTACATCTCTGAAAAAGGGAATTTTGGACCACCCAACGGAACCAAGGCACCAAAGGGGATTCtgaaccatcactcaacggaatccaatcaGGATATGATTCCGgaacatcactcaacggaatcgtggAGTAAaagggattccagaccatcactcaacggaatccaatcaGAACTtaattccggaccactcaacagaacTGAACGGAAGTCCAGGAAACATAACAACGGCTCGAAAGAACAAGACATGATTCAAGTTACTCAATTCAGAAAGACTCAACTCAACGAAACAATATCgagcaacaaatccccatcacaATGGTTTATCGGTCCATTACTAGACCTCACATCTCCCAAGCAATTCAATATGCATTTCAATCACATGCCACAACCATTTCCAATacacaagtcaaatcacatttcactACATCATACCAATCACTATGCTTCGAACATTATATCTCAATCCATAACTTGTAACATATCAAGGAATCACGAAGcacaatattaatatttaatcaCGTTAATCAATCAGTGAgataacatatcatttcacgaatttaattaaagaactCTACATAATTCCCTACTTGGGTTATGGATAATAACATGGTAATTCTAATTTGTATTCACAAGATCCATCGTGGGTAATTCCCATTTACTCGAATCTAGGATTCTAAGAtaaccttatggaaatgagcaagagcaAGGATTTTGGACTACTTAACGAAATCAAAATATCAAACGGTTTCTCATAATTTACCCAGACCTGTCGCATGTGAAATAAGTGCCTACATCATGGAAATGGTGCATCAAGCAACCAACAACCCGGATAAGCTGCGAAGCTCGTGTGAGCGACAATAATACAAAGTATGTAATAATAATGATGAAACCAACCATCAATCACAGTTTATAAACTTTGAATataaatcattcataagaaATTAATACCAAACCTTTGCAAACTTCGAAGGAGTCATATAGACAtccaacgacttttctaaatcaacTCAAAGTTCTCGAAGCCAAAATTCACGGATACACTCAAAATAGAGCTAGAGAGACGTTGTTCGACCGAAGCCTACGCAAGTAACCAAATAGCAAGTGGCCCCCCCAAAGTGGATCAACCAAGCAGAGCCACCCATGagaaagtaaccaagtaggcagtgacccccaatgcggattaaccaagcagagtcgcTCCTACAGCTGTTAggaagtgatcacccaatgcggattaaccaagcatgatcactcctaagcatacatggccataaggatcgcccaacgcgaattaaccaagcgcgatccatatatagtatggtcccccaaaGCGGATTAACCAAACAGGACCATTAGTGACCCCCAACGCGGATTAGTCAAGTAGGGTCAAGATAGccaagtaggtagtgaccccccaacacggattaaccaagcagggtcatcGATGTACCAATGCTACATGGTGCTATCAAACCAACACATAACTTACCTCCTACCTCCACACTTATGATTTACAACATGAGCACATACACCATCCATTTATGTATTTCCCATCTAGGTTCCAAAGCATTGTTTCGAATTATTACTACAAGCATCCATCACCTCGATCAACTCCTATTCTCAAGTATATGCAATTACTAAATGCATCACTTCCGACTCTAGTCTTAATTAGATTACTTGGAACTACTAATTCACACTATGAGATCCAAGTACTATTTTGGTTAACTTGAATTAACATGATCAAAATAAATGTAACATTTGAATGAAAACACTTAGAGAAAGTAAGTGAAGATGCTACTTACAAATATAGATGTACCTGTATATAAAAGCCTTGGCAGTTGGTGCATATATATATCCAGGGATATACGTAAGTTCCTTTGAATATGCATACATAGATATATGTATAGGGTAAATAAGGAAACATTTTCATCCCTTCATTattttatacatacatataaggATTCGTTCAACTTCAGACATAAGCAGAAAGGTCTGATAATGCTAAACCAATGAGATGGAATCAATATGCTCATCAACAATGGCTATTCACTGTCATCACAAGGATAAAATCTGGACCACGTCTGACTAAATGTATACTAACAACTCTAGCAAAATTGTACCAAATATGAAGAGAAACAATTTCACATTATGGGACAAAATAATTGTTGATTCCCCATCATCAACATTACATTAATGCATTCACTAACTTTAAGGCAACAAATTCAACATGATAAATGGATAATTTTCAAATAAGACTATACATACATAATGTTAACCATCAGCATTTCATAAATCGGATGTCACACACCGGGAAATTCGACTTTTttcaaaaattctcaaattttacaggaataaagatctcaacaagtagtgtaaactttatacatgtggctaagtccaatttggccagaAAGGCCCTCAGATTGGCTCGCACCCGTCAAAAACCCTAAGGTGAGTGTTCTTCAATTCGGCTTCCTTGGTGTTCCAACGTCCCTACAACTGATTGGGTCTTGTTCTTGGGTCCAAGAGAAGTTGATCAAGGGtgatggtgaatggtgatactCTCCAAAACGACGAATCGCCGTCGAGAACCCCCGGATTCTCCGGTGGAGTTCTACCCGAATTTGGCCTTAAAAACCTTTCAATTTGAGCAAATAAGGTAGATGAGAGGTTGTGGAATAAGTTGCAGGTGGTGGAGGGTTGAGAATGACCTGAAAAAATGGTGGAGATTGGTCGAAATTCAGCCGGGTTGAAGTCGGGTTTGTGGGTGCACGGGATGACGAAAATGGAAGGGGAaaaatcccccttttttttgtttcttccctTATTGGTCCTTTTTCCCCCTCTAAAAATCTAATTTGGTCCTCTTTTTAAACTAACTTAACCTTTAACCCACATATGGGAATTAAATAATTCCCACAATCTatagttcacaacttcaaacatcCGTAACTGTACCGTTATAACTCGGACTCGCAAacagctttcgcctatgcgttcgtgggttcgagatctatttaaaaacactagttAAAACTTCGAAAAGTCAAcgaaagataaagattgatttcaaaaattcaaacccGATAACTATTCGATTTAATTCCCAAAATTTACggaattaaaattaagtaataaaaataatgtaaacGTGGAATACGAACTTAAATTACAAGATACAtaatgaatagtgaaattcCGGGGACGGGATTTCACACAAGTGCATCTCCACCTCTAAAAAATGAGCTGGGCAAGAATCTAGTtaattcgtattaaaatattatttgtttttttgaataaaataataaaaactaatattatttttaattttgaatagaatttttaaccaatcttgtcACGCCACTTGTCATACACACCTAACCATCTTTCACAAAAATTGTACTTTCGGAAAATGACAAGTGGCGTGACAAGAttggttaatatatatatatatatatatatatatatatatatatatatataatcatttaattttgggtaaattacattttaccccctcaggtttggagtcgatttcaattccttacaatatcttaaaaacatttcaatttcatacatttacttatcattttatttcaatttcatacatccgttagaaaatctgttaagtaaaccgttaagtgatgatgtggtaAATATGAgatccacatttgtgctgatgtgactactaaatttgtgccacgtgacaaaaaaaataattttttatgcatttaaaatattaaaatatgctaactatttataattttttttttaaattaaacccCAATCAAACTTAGAAACCATAGCCCACCCTGACCCACTCTCTCTCCTCCGCCCCACCCTATCCCACCTTATCCCTCTCATCCACTATGTTCACCTCCCCTCCATTCTCTCTCCCTAGAGACCCACCAACCCATCCATCATCGTTTGTCCGTCACCTTCCTTCCCCCACCAACCCAGAAACCATCCTCGTTTGTCAGAGTTCGATGTTGAACAAGACAATGCGATCTAGGGACTCGTAGAAGCACTTGCTGTCTTAGTCTTCCTTCTCTCCGGCTCTGCTCATCGTTTACGGGTGTGGAGGTGTACGGGTTTCGGGATGTGAATCAGATCCGATTACGGGAGGAGAGAGATAGAGTGGGGGAACAAAGCCTCTTGTTGCTGGGTTGAGGTGAAAGAGAGGAGGTGGTGGGGGGGGGGATTGCGGGGGATGTCACATCTCGACCCGGGGTCCACCATATCCTGAGCTCGatccactgtagcacgatattgtctgcctTGGGCCCTAACTACGCCTTCACAGTTTTGTTTATAGGAacttacacgagaacttccaaatgggtcacctatcctgggattgctcttgctgcgatctcgcttaacttcggagttcttaaGGAAtctgaagtcagtgagctcccaaaaggtctcgtgataatggaggtgggcatgtacatataaggtataaaggatccactccctctccgttggtcgatgtgggatgttacaatccacctcctTAGGGGTCcgatgtcctcgtcggcacacttccggccatggattggctctgataccaaatcgTCATATCTCGACCcaaggtccaccacatcccgatctcgactccgccgtagcacgatattgtctgctttgggccctgaccacgctttcacggttttgtttctaggaactcacatgagaacttcctagtgggtcatccatcctgggattgctctcgttgcaatctcgcttaacttcggagttcctaaggaatccgaagccagtgagctggGGGGAATGGTTTATGGGTTtgattggggttttttttttttaattttttttaataaatatgattaatatttttaatgcataaattttttttttgccacgtggcacaaatttggcagccatgtcagcacaaatgtggatctcatatttgccacatcatcatttaacgatttacttaacagattttctaacggatgtatgaaattgaaataaaatgataagtaaatgtatgaaattgaaatgttttaaagatgttgtaaggaattgaaatcgaccccaaacctgaagaggtaaaatgtaatttaccctttaatttttttatgtacttttaaacaatttttctaattttttattttaagttaattaatttggaTCATTGGATTTCAAAAAGGATTAAATCCAACAGCCCAAAAGTGGGCACGTGGCCCACGGTAAgattttgacaatttttttaatgCTGCAACGCGCGCCCACGCGCCAAAggctaaaaaaagaaaaaaaaaaatttacatagcTAACATCAGCCTGGCGTCATGTAGGACTCAATCCATTATGTGATGGGCTCAAAGCTAGCCTCCACTTTGGGTTAGCCTATTGGGTGGGGTGGAGTGAGTTTTTGGGGGGAGGGGGGTGGTGGCCTGAAAAATAGACTTTGGGCTAGCACATTTGTTAGGGGTGTAAGTGCTCTTAGTGTAGAATATAtagttgtactaaaaaaaaattaaaatttgaagtacataatgagaattttggagtgTTGATAATAATTccctaaatttaaatatatttattaattatttgtcaagaaaataataattttttttttgaacaaccccttagaccatctccaacccttggcctaaaacctaaaatttttagcccataaaatttaggttttagcctaGAAACAACTTTTCTGCACCAACCCTTCTGACCTAAAATTTTAACCCCAGatcattaaagaatgaatttggcctaattgttttcttaaattaacttttttgttttaaaaaaaattatgtaaactatcgtaaattaattttatgaatattttaatctaaaaatatttaaattccgataaatattggcAAATCACTAAATCGATACATGAAACTCACAAAACACTAtggaaaaaatatgaaaatcatgatagagatgtataaacacaaaatacatgaaACACACAAGACACACAGAACACATGTAAAgcacatacaaaacacatgtgAAGGACATACTAAACACATGTGAAGCTCATACACATGTGAAGGACATACAAAACATATGATAGAGATGAAGCACACATAGAACACATGTGAAACACATGACACACACGAAAAACATACCAACatacatacaaaacacatgaaatGCATGAAACACAAACCTACACATATGAAACTAAAAccttcaatcatcctctatatatAAACACAAGTTGAATATCACACCATCACACAACATTCAAACCTTCAATAATCCTCTATATTCACCAATCTTCCAACTTTCAAAGTGTTTTTCTTTCCTAAAAAtcatcaatatctcatcaatgggTGATAGAAGTAGGCGTAGCTTGGCAATGCAGATGACACAATACCAAGCAAGCCATGCAACTGCCGATGCAAAAATGAACGCAGAAGAAGCTGAATTTGCAAACTCGCTTATTCAATAGCAGCACCATGCCGAATCTAGCCATCATGGTTTTGTCATGGGGCGTTCATTTATGCAGCGTGATAGAGAAGAATGTCGTGACCGGATGATGAAAGATTATTTCATCGAACGTCTGAGATATTCTTCTTATGATTTTCGGAGGTGGTTTCGGATGAGAATATAGCTTTTTGAAAGCATCTTGAACGCAGTTGTCCATCATGACCACTACTTTGCAAGGAAGATAGATGTCGTAGGTCGACAAAGCCTATCACTTT encodes:
- the LOC103433011 gene encoding bifunctional adenosine 5'-phosphosulfate phosphorylase/adenylylsulfatase HINT4 isoform X1 encodes the protein MAAVAAAASPCIFCQIAGKSTSTTLFHTDEKVVAFQDINPAAVRHYLVIPVDHIPTVKDLQRRPEDYSLVSHMLEVGKTLIQRDAPQCHQYRFGFHQPPFNSVNHLHLHCFALPYTPRWKCIKYLSVGSIGFVEAEKLLGKIKPLPPVISKV
- the LOC103433011 gene encoding bifunctional adenosine 5'-phosphosulfate phosphorylase/adenylylsulfatase HINT4 isoform X2; protein product: MAAVAAAASPCIFCQIAGKSTSTTLFHTDEKVVAFQDINPAAVRHYLVIPVDHIPTVKDLQRRPEDYSLVSHMLEVGKTLIQRDAPQCHQYRWKCIKYLSVGSIGFVEAEKLLGKIKPLPPVISKV